Within Conexibacter woesei DSM 14684, the genomic segment CGATCCCCGGCAAGCAGGCCGTCGGCGTCGAGGTCCCCAACGCCAGGCGGCGCATCGTCCATCTCGGCGACGTCTTCCAAGAGCCGCCAGCCGACTGGTCTCCGCTGACCGTCTGGCTCGGCAAGGACGTCGCCGGCCGCGCGATCGGCGTCGACCTCGCGAAGATGCCCCACCTGCTCGTCGCGGGCACGACCGGCGCGGGCAAGTCCGGCTGCGTCAACGCGATGCTGTCGAGCATCCTGCTGCATGCCGACCCGCACGAGGTCAAGCTCGTGCTGGTCGACCCCAAGCAGGTCGAGCTGAACCACTACGAGTCGATCCCGCACCTGCTGACGCCGGTCATCACGAGCCCGCGCAAGGCCGCCAACGCGCTCCAGAACCTCGTCAAGGAGATGGAGGAGCGCTACGGGATCATGTCGCTCGCGCGCACGCGCTCGCTGCCGGAGCTGAACAGACGGCGGCTGGAGCGCGGCGAGTCGAGACTGCCGTACATCCTCTGCGTGATCGACGAGCTGGCCGACCTGATGATGGTCGCGCCCGCCGACGTCGAGGACTCGATCATCCGCCTGGCGCAGAAGGCGCGCGCCGTCGGCATCCACCTCGTGCTCGCGACGCAGTCGCCGCGCGTCGACGTGATCACCGGCATGATCAAGGCGAACGTTCCCTCGCGGATCGCCTTCGCCGTGTCCTCCCAGACCGACTCGCGCGTGATCCTCGACCAGAACGGCGCCGAGTCGCTGCTCGGCCAGGGCGACATGCTGTTCTCGCCGGTCGGCTCGTCGAAGCTCCAGCGGATCCAGGGCGCCTACATCGACGAGGACCAGATCGCCGACCTGACCGAGCAGTGGCGCAGACAGGGCGAGCCGGAGCTGCGCGACGACCTGCTCGAGGAGGTCGAGAGCGAGGACGACGGCTCCGGCGACAGCGGAGCGGCCGACGACGGCTTCGACCCCGACGAGGATCCGCTGCTGGAGGAGGCGATCGGCCTCGTCGCGCAGATGGGGACCGCGTCGACCTCGATGCTCCAGCGCCGCCTGCGGCTCGGTTACACGCGCGCCGGACGGCTGATCGACATGCTCGAACGGCGCGGGATCATCTCCGGCTACGAGGGCTCCAAGCCGCGCCAGGTGCTGATAGCCGAGTCCGACGTGCCGCGGATCCTCGTGGCGCTGAGCGAGAGATCCGGACCGGCGCAGGGCGAGCGGGCCGGCGACCAGATCCCGCTGCCGACGCCGAGCGCACCGGGAACCGGCGAGCTGGACCAGCCCCGCGACTAGACTCGCGGCCATGCCGCACGTCGACGTCAACGGACAGCGCCTCTACTACGAGATCCACGGCGAGGGCGAGCCGCTGCTCTGCGTCCACGGCCTGAGCGTCGACACGCTCGGCTGGACGCTCCAGCTGCCCGTCTGGTCCCAGCAGTTCCGCACGATCGTCTTCGACAACCGCGACGTCGGCCAGTCCTCGCGCGCGAGCGGCGACTACGAGGTCACCGACATGGCGGCTGACGCGCTCGCGCTCGCCGACGCGCTCGGGCTCGACGACTTCCACCTGCTCGGCTTCTCGATGGGCGGCGCGATCGCCCAGGAGGTCGCGCTCGCCGCGCCGCAGCGAGTGCGCACGCTGACGCTCTGCGTCACCTTCCCCGGCGGCGGCGCGTGGGCGCGCGCGCAGGGCCACCAGTGGGCGAAGCGCGCGCTGGGGATGAGCCGCGAGGAGCGGGTCGACGAGCTGCTGCTGCTCACGCTCAGCGAGCAGACGTACGAGAACGCCGACGGGCTCGCGTTCCTGCGCGAGCTGCTGCTGAACAACCCGCATCCGCAGGAGGCGGACGCGTTCGTGCGGCAGCTGCTGGCGACCTCGCGCCACGAGACGCGCGACCGGCTGGCGCAGCTGACGATGCCGGTCCACGTCGTCGGCGCCGAGCACGACGCGCTGCTGCCGGTGTGGAAGTCGCGCGAGCTGGCGGCGCTGATCCCGGGCGCGAGACTGACCGTGCTGGAGGGTGCCGCGCACGGCGCGAACATCGACGGAGCCGAGCTCTTCAACGCCGTCGTGCTCGAGTTCCTCGCCGCCGCCGCTCCGGCCGCATAGCCGCAACTCGGCGCCGCCCCGCGCCTGCACGTTTTTCGCCAGTGCCGCGGGCTCGGTATCGATAGCCTTCGCGGGCCAATGCCCGAGATCGGCCCCACTCTCCGCGAGGCGCGCATGCTCGCCCGCATCGACATCACCGAGGTCGAGCAGGCGACGAAGATCCGCGCGAAGTATCTGCGCGCGATCGAGAACGAGGAGTGGCAGCTGCTGCCGGGCTCCACGTTCGCGAAGAGCTTCATCAGGGGCTATGCCGACTACCTCGGGATCGACGCCCGCTCGCTCGTGGAGGAGTACAAGCTCCGCTACGAGCGCCCGAGCGAGAGCGAGCTGCGCGCCGTCAGCCCCGGCCTCAGCCGCGATCGCGGCCGCGGCGGGCGCGGAGGTTCGCCACGCGG encodes:
- a CDS encoding alpha/beta fold hydrolase; the encoded protein is MPHVDVNGQRLYYEIHGEGEPLLCVHGLSVDTLGWTLQLPVWSQQFRTIVFDNRDVGQSSRASGDYEVTDMAADALALADALGLDDFHLLGFSMGGAIAQEVALAAPQRVRTLTLCVTFPGGGAWARAQGHQWAKRALGMSREERVDELLLLTLSEQTYENADGLAFLRELLLNNPHPQEADAFVRQLLATSRHETRDRLAQLTMPVHVVGAEHDALLPVWKSRELAALIPGARLTVLEGAAHGANIDGAELFNAVVLEFLAAAAPAA